The Hymenobacter sp. DG01 sequence CGGCAGGGGCGGGTAGATGTACGTGTTGCGCACCATGAACTCCTTCAGAATATCGTTCTGAATAGTGCCCGCCAGTTTGTCCGGCGTCACACCCTGCTCCTCGGCCGCCACAATGTAGAAGGCCATAATGGGCAGCACCGCCCCGTTCATGGTCATCGACACCGACATCTGATCCAGCGGAATCTCATCAAACAAGAGCTTCATGTCCTCCACCGAATCAATAGCCACGCCGGCCTTGCCCACGTCGCCGACCACGCGGGGGTGGTCGGAGTCGTAGCCCCGGTGGGTAGCCAGGTCAAACGCCACCGAGAGGCCCTTCTGCCCGCCCGCCAGGTTGCGGCGGTAGAAGGCGTTGCTTTCCTCGGCCGTGCTAAAGCCCGCGTACTGCCGGATGGTCCAGGGGTTCTGGATGTACATGGTGCTGTAGGGCCCCCGCAGGTAGGGGGCCTGCCCTGCTCCGAAGCCGAGGTGGCCGAGGTGCTGCACGTCCTGGGCCGTATAAAACGGCTTGAGCGCAATGCCCTCGGGCGTAGAAGTTTCGGTAGCGTTGGCGGGCGGCGCGGGCAGAAGGGCCGCGTCGTAGGATATTGTGGAGAAGTCGGGCTTCATTTTTTTCGGGTGATGAGGTAATGAGGTAAATAGTGATGGGGTGTCAAGTAAATAGGAATATATGAATAGATATATGAAGTAATAAAATACGTGCATAATCAGATACTAAGGGCTTGCGCGCAACTTCTTTAGTAGGCCGTTGATAAGAGCAGCTATGCGGTCTAAGGTAGAAATGGCTGCGTCGGTTTCAGCGGTAGTGAGGTATCCCAGACGTTCGGCCAGTAGTAAGGTGGTGTCAAGTTCAGTAAGGGAGGCGCGGGCAATAGTGAGGAAACGACAGAACTCTGCGGGGCCGTCACGACCGGCACCTTCAGCAATGTTCAGAGGGATAGAAGTAGCGGCTCGTCGTAGTTGAGAAGCCAGTTCGTACCGCTCTTCTGCTGGGAACCTGCGGGCCAGATCATACGCAACGGGCACAAACTCAAAAGCCAGCCGCCAACACTGCAACTGATAATGTGGCTTCTGCTTTCTCATTCTGATAACCCTAATTACCTATTACCAATCACCTGTCACCATTTACCTCATCACCTCATCACTTTTTCCCCTGCAGGCGGGCTAGTACATCCTCAGTGCTGTAGCCTTGCACAGTGAATTCCTTGAAGCCGAACACGTGCACGGCTTCCTGCATGGTGGCCAGGTCGGCGGTAAGCAGGGCGGGCGGAATAAAGTTGGGCTCGTCGATGGGCACGCGGCTAATGGCGCGGGAGAGGCGGCCGAATTGCTCGGGGGTAGCGTACATCAGCGTAGCTTCCTCGGCCGAGGAAAACAGCACCGACAACGTGCCCTCCGGGTGGGCGGCACGTAGCTCCAGCCGTTCCGTTTCCGGCAGGGTCCGCAGAAACGACTCCAGAATAATCTGGTTGGTGTGGGCGCCCAGCAGCACCATGGCGGCGCGCTTCTTCTTTTTCTCCCGCCGCTCGAAGTGCAGGGCCGTAGCCAGCCGCAGTACCTCGGTGGGGTAGGTGGCACGGGTGCTGTCAAACTCCCGGCTGCGCAGCAGGCGCTTGGGGTTGTAGTCGAACTTCTCGTTGGGGTTCTGAAACTTATTGGTGCCCACTACCACCTGCTCGCCGTTGGCAATGCGCCGGAACTGCGCCTGGGCCGAGGCGTGCAGCTCCTGCATAACCAGCCCCGTAGCGGCGGGCAGACCACCGGCCGCTTCTATCTTCTGGAACAGCGCCCAGGCCTCGCGGGCCAGCTGGTCGGTGAGGGTTTCGAGGTAGTAGGAACCGGCGGCCGGGTCCTGCACTCTATCGAGGTAGGCTTCCTCGCGCAGCAGCACCGGCAGGTTGCGGGCCAGGCGCTCGGCAAACTCGTTAGGGGCATGAAACAGGCAGTCGAAGGCACCCACGCTCACGGCATCGGCCCCGCCCATCACGGCGCTCATCGCCTCGGTAGTGGTGCGCAGCAGGTTAGTGTGCGGGTCGAGGGTAGTCTGGCTCCAGGTGGCCGTGCTGGCGAAGATGGTAAGCTGCTGGGTTGCCTCAGCCGGAAGGTTGAAGGCGTGCAGCAGGGTAGCCCACAGGCGGCGCAGGGCCCGCAGCTTGGCTATTTCAAAAAAGTAGTTCGGGCCCACCGCTACGTGCAGGTGCATGGCTGCCGCAACCTGGTTCAGGGCCAGCTCGGGGGTAGGCAGCTCGCTGAGGTAGGCCGCGGCCGTGGACAGGGCAAAGGCAATCTGCTGGGTAGCGGTGGCGCCACGGTTGCCATAATACGCTACGTCCAGCCCCAGGGCCCGGAACCCGGGCCAGCCCTGGCTCAGGGTAATGGCCGTGCGCACCTCATCCAGCTGATGAGCCATGTCGGGGGCGTGGCGGGTGATGGGGTCGGCTACCAGAAAGCCCCGGGGCGAAACCTCCAGCTCCGTGAGGCGCTGCATGAGGCGGGCCGCGCCGTTGCGCACGGTGTAGCATATGTAAGTATCGGCGAGGGGTAGGCGCTGATGCAGCTGCTCCACATCGAAGCCCTCGGCGTGGCCCAGCACGAAGTGAGCCCCGTCGGCGCCCCGGCTGAGGGCGTCGGCGGCGCGCTCAATGGCTCCGCGGCCCCGCTCCAGCGCCGGCACCGAATACGTGGGCACATTACGCCAGTGGGCCTCGGGCCGTACCTGCGGGCTGGGGGCGCCGCCCAGTTGCTGCAGGGCCTCCTGGTGGTAGAAAGGCTGCACCGGAAACCCGTCTGGCGTCTGCCAGGTCAGGGCGGCCGGGTCTTTTCCCTTCAGGTCGCGGGCAATGCGCTCCTGCCACTGAGGGGTAGTAACGGCGTCAAATTCAGAAAACGAAACAGGCGCGGGGCGCGGCGAATCGGCCATAATGCGGCGGGGTGGGGTGGGAAAACAAAGGCCCCGAGAGGCGGGCTTAAAGATACCGGTTCGGGCTCATAATGTCACTTTGGAAGCAGGTAGCTCAACCCTATACCTTTGTGCGCTTTTTTAGGATGCTTCCTATCCGCGTTTTCTATTTCATTGTTGTGTACCTGAAACAATCTGTACTCCTCGGAGCTCTCCTGCTCG is a genomic window containing:
- a CDS encoding four helix bundle protein, which translates into the protein MRKQKPHYQLQCWRLAFEFVPVAYDLARRFPAEERYELASQLRRAATSIPLNIAEGAGRDGPAEFCRFLTIARASLTELDTTLLLAERLGYLTTAETDAAISTLDRIAALINGLLKKLRASP
- a CDS encoding methylmalonyl-CoA mutase family protein, which translates into the protein MADSPRPAPVSFSEFDAVTTPQWQERIARDLKGKDPAALTWQTPDGFPVQPFYHQEALQQLGGAPSPQVRPEAHWRNVPTYSVPALERGRGAIERAADALSRGADGAHFVLGHAEGFDVEQLHQRLPLADTYICYTVRNGAARLMQRLTELEVSPRGFLVADPITRHAPDMAHQLDEVRTAITLSQGWPGFRALGLDVAYYGNRGATATQQIAFALSTAAAYLSELPTPELALNQVAAAMHLHVAVGPNYFFEIAKLRALRRLWATLLHAFNLPAEATQQLTIFASTATWSQTTLDPHTNLLRTTTEAMSAVMGGADAVSVGAFDCLFHAPNEFAERLARNLPVLLREEAYLDRVQDPAAGSYYLETLTDQLAREAWALFQKIEAAGGLPAATGLVMQELHASAQAQFRRIANGEQVVVGTNKFQNPNEKFDYNPKRLLRSREFDSTRATYPTEVLRLATALHFERREKKKKRAAMVLLGAHTNQIILESFLRTLPETERLELRAAHPEGTLSVLFSSAEEATLMYATPEQFGRLSRAISRVPIDEPNFIPPALLTADLATMQEAVHVFGFKEFTVQGYSTEDVLARLQGKK